The following proteins are co-located in the Halictus rubicundus isolate RS-2024b chromosome 1, iyHalRubi1_principal, whole genome shotgun sequence genome:
- the LOC143354376 gene encoding uncharacterized protein LOC143354376 isoform X1, whose protein sequence is MSNVWNKNLYRQEQEAFVSNHGGTTAREVVHAIMPNICSILLTTTTLGLLRNLVHRNVKVMIEFVLLVIPSILCCTVLSEYIITVCCAMLSISIINVLVLGLNPNSSGSSSRPSQARKPFITNFRALTNIITSICILAIDFRIFPRKFAKTEVFGYSLMDTGVGLFVLTNALVAPEAKAFAPKQRMGFVCTLSKNIKQSAKSCIPLLILGFGRSVAIELIGYQKHVTEYGIHWNFFITLAFVKLFTSSITSTISSKYYLLSGIWILSMHEYILSTKGLKEWVLSNKPRDDFVSANREGMVSVPGYVGLYLIGVAVGTLIHSTYYISYVQSSTQYTHKTINMKLFGYSLDASYNESMILCIKLSLIAAQTCAATLFCDSYFKVSRRLANAGYCMWILTLGVMFLTLLLLIEIITDILIRAMTHPDVTERKTKTHKADLRNKRERVPEQSEKNVITIEILEAVNYNGLFFFLLANLMTGGVNMLVPTLHVSQSRALQILIAYMALNILSVLFLYRKQIQIKL, encoded by the coding sequence ATGTCAAATGTATGGAACAAAAACCTTTATCGTCAAGAACAAGAAGCATTCGTTTCCAATCATGGTGGAACTACAGCCAGAGAAGTTGTGCACGCGATCATGCCAAACATATGTAGTATTCTTCTAACCACTACTACACTAGGTCTTCTAAGAAATCTTGTCCATAGGAATGTTAAAGTAATGATAGAATTTGTACTTCTTGTAATTCCATCCATCTTATGTTGTACTGTATTGTCAGAGTACATTATAACTGTGTGCTGCGCCATGCTATCTATATCTATTATTAATGTTTTAGTACTTGGACTTAATCCAAACTCGTCAGGTAGCAGTAGCAGGCCTAGCCAGGCTAGAAAGCCATTTATAACAAATTTCAGAGCACTGACCAACATTATAACATCGATATGTATATTAGCCATAGACTTTCGCATCTTTCCTCGTAAGTTTGCCAAAACTGAAGTATTTGGATACAGTTTAATGGACACTGGTGTAGGATTATTTGTACTAACAAATGCCTTAGTAGCACCGGAAGCCAAAGCTTTTGCTCCAAAGCAGAGAATGGGGTTCGTTTGTACATTATCAAAGAACATCAAGCAATCCGCAAAGAGCTGTATTCCCCTTTTGATACTGGGTTTTGGTCGTTCTGTTGCCATTGAACTTATCGGATACCAAAAGCATGTAACGGAGTATGGTATACACTGGAATTTCTTCATAACGCTTGCCTTTGTTAAACTATTCACCAGCTCCATAACCAGCACAATTAGTTCAAAGTATTATTTGCTATCAGGCATCTGGATTCTATCGATGCACGAGTACATTTTAAGTACCAAAGGGTTGAAAGAATGGGTATTGAGCAACAAACCAAGGGACGACTTTGTGTCTGCCAACAGAGAGGGAATGGTCTCTGTACCTGGCTACGTGGGGCTCTATTTGATAGGCGTGGCTGTGGGCACACTGATACATTCCACGTACTATATTTCGTACGTTCAAAGCTCGACGCAGTACACGCACAAAACGATCAATATGAAATTATTCGGATACAGTCTGGACGCGAGTTACAACGAATCGATGATATTATGCATCAAATTGTCGTTGATAGCGGCGCAGACCTGTGCGGCCACCTTGTTCTGCGATTCCTACTTTAAGGTGTCACGACGATTAGCGAACGCTGGCTATTGCATGTGGATACTCACCTTGGGCGTCATGTTTCTTACGCTATTGTTACTAATAGAGATAATTACGGACATTTTAATTCGCGCAATGACGCACCCAGATGTTACTGAACGAAAGACCAAAACTCACAAAGCGGACCTAAGAAATAAACGAGAACGCGTGCCCGAACAATCCGAGAAAAATGTGATTACGATCGAGATATTGGAAGCTGTGAACTATAACGGTCTGTTCTTCTTCCTATTAGCAAACTTGATGACCGGTGGCGTTAACATGCTAGTGCCTACGTTGCATGTAAGTCAGTCCAGAGCTCTACAAATACTTATCGCTTACATGGCTCTAAACATACTATCAGTATTATTCCTGTACAGGAAGCAGATACAGATTAAATTGTAA
- the Eogt gene encoding EGF-domain O-GlcNAc transferase isoform X2, with protein MTEQTEGNTGSSVFSRTIMIDQTPLSKCFALLVLVFAVTAIPTNYSDIDLPDDHIKYYFNSFPTLAEQCRNDTACPYKDSLDTKACWGYELDCKHKDSFSAARCPGDHKGWVTSKKAQLETFYAQGDFGYVRDQRKEMSIFCEPLFLDDSSLECSEHMRFCRARNIMINFTDLLERKDPIRYKMDVLSEGQIGGYCTLNEKRLEANADHISPLQSWGPELRNFRKLHRPPIVNNDCDIVIEKPTYIMKIDAINMYHHFCDFFNLYASLHVNLSHPAAFSTDNHIMIWESYSYRSAFQDTFEAFTRNPLWDLKTFRGETVCFKNLVFPLLPRMIFGLYYNTPLIYGCEQSGLFKAFGDHVLHRLRIPLHERKNQRIRVTLLSRDTQYRRILNEDELVKALKQNPEYKVKKVVYNKKVPFKKQLEITRNSDIFIGIHGAGLSHLMFLPYWAAVFEIYNCEDPGCYKDLARLRGVKYFTWENTSKLVQQDPGTHPDGGAHAKFTNYSFDVNEFLRIVAQARDHVRTHSEFKNFMSKQIRSKRSDVKNERSASNVRVIETHESEKQAKPKPVVQSKDEL; from the exons ATGACAGAGCAAACAGAAG GGAATACCGGCTCCAGTGTTTTCTCGCGCACGATCATGATCGATCAAACGCCGCTCAGCAAATGCTTCGCGCTGCTCGTCCTAGTTTTCGCGGTCACTGCCATCCCTACCAATTACTCGGACATTGATCTGCCGGATGATCACATCAAGTATTACTTCAACTCTTTTCCCACGCTCGCTGAACAGTGCCGCAACGACACCGCCTGCCCCTACAAG GACAGTCTAGACACGAAAGCTTGCTGGGGTTACGAGTTGGATTGCAAGCACAAAGATTCGTTTTCGGCTGCTCGGTGTCCAGGTGATCACAAAGGATGGGTGACCTCGAAGAAGGCACAATTAGAGACATTTTATGCTCAAGGCGATTTCGGCTACGTTCGTGATCAGCGGAAAGAGATGTCGATCTTTTGCGAGCCATTATTTCTC GACGATTCATCTCTAGAATGCTCGGAGCACATGAGATTTTGTAGAGCGAGGAATATAATGATCAATTTTACGGATTTGCTCGAAAGAAAGGATCCTATTCGATACAAAATGGACGTTTTAAGCGAGGGTCAAATCGGCGGATACTGCAC ATTGAACGAGAAAAGACTGGAAGCTAACGCGGATCACATAAGTCCTCTGCAATCGTGGGGACCAGAATTAAGAAACTTCCGGAAGCTACATCGACCGCCGATCGTCAACAACGACTGTGATATAGTGATCGAGAAGCCCACGTACATTATGAAGATTGACGCCA TAAACATGTACCATCACTTTTGCGACTTTTTCAATTTGTACGCATCATTGCACGTAAACCTCTCGCACCCCGCCGCCTTCAGCACTGATAATCACATAATGATCTGGGAAAGCTATAG CTACCGGTCTGCGTTCCAAGACACCTTCGAGGCTTTCACGAGAAACCCGCTGTGGGATTTAAAAACGTTCCGAGGAGAAACCGTCTGCTTCAAGAACCTCGTGTTCCCGTTACTACCTCGCATGATCTTCGGCCTCTATTACAACACGCCTCTT atCTACGGCTGTGAACAGAGCGGATTGTTCAAAGCGTTCGGCGACCATGTGTTGCACAGACTCCGTATACCTCTTCACGAAAGAAAGAACCAAAGGATACGTGTCACTCTGCTCAGCAGAGACACGCAATATAGGAGAATTTTGAATGAAGACGAACTGGTGAAAGCGCTGAAGCAGAATCCCGAATATAAAGTCAAAaaa GTAGTATACAATAAAAAAGTTCCATTCAAGAAGCAACTAGAGATTACGAGGAACTCTGACATCTTCATTGGAATTCACGGAGCTGGCTTGTCGCATTTAATGTTCTTACCATACTGGGCAGCTGTGTTTGAAAT ATACAACTGCGAGGATCCAGGATGTTACAAGGATCTAGCCCGATTGCGCGGCGTGAAGTACTTCACGTGGGAAAATACGTCGAAATTGGTGCAACAAGATCCC GGAACGCACCCTGACGGAGGAGCCCACGCGAAATTCACGAATTACAGTTTCGACGTTAACGAGTTCCTCCGTATAGTAGCCCAAGCCAGGGATCACGTGAGAACTCATAGTGAGTTCAAGAATTTCATGAGTAAACAAATCCGAAGCAAGAGATCTGACGTGAAGAACGAAAGAAGCGCGAGTAACGTGAGAGTAATCGAAACGCACGAGTCGGAGAAGCAAGCTAAACCGAAGCCTGTCGTTCAATCCAAAGATGAACTATAA
- the LOC143354376 gene encoding uncharacterized protein LOC143354376 isoform X2, translated as MSNVWNKNLYRQEQEAFVSNHGGTTAREVVHAIMPNICSILLTTTTLGLLRNLVHRNVKVMIEFVLLVIPSILCCTVLSEYIITVCCAMLSISIINVLVLGLNPNSSGSSSRPSQARKPFITNFRALTNIITSICILAIDFRIFPLAPEAKAFAPKQRMGFVCTLSKNIKQSAKSCIPLLILGFGRSVAIELIGYQKHVTEYGIHWNFFITLAFVKLFTSSITSTISSKYYLLSGIWILSMHEYILSTKGLKEWVLSNKPRDDFVSANREGMVSVPGYVGLYLIGVAVGTLIHSTYYISYVQSSTQYTHKTINMKLFGYSLDASYNESMILCIKLSLIAAQTCAATLFCDSYFKVSRRLANAGYCMWILTLGVMFLTLLLLIEIITDILIRAMTHPDVTERKTKTHKADLRNKRERVPEQSEKNVITIEILEAVNYNGLFFFLLANLMTGGVNMLVPTLHVSQSRALQILIAYMALNILSVLFLYRKQIQIKL; from the exons ATGTCAAATGTATGGAACAAAAACCTTTATCGTCAAGAACAAGAAGCATTCGTTTCCAATCATGGTGGAACTACAGCCAGAGAAGTTGTGCACGCGATCATGCCAAACATATGTAGTATTCTTCTAACCACTACTACACTAGGTCTTCTAAGAAATCTTGTCCATAGGAATGTTAAAGTAATGATAGAATTTGTACTTCTTGTAATTCCATCCATCTTATGTTGTACTGTATTGTCAGAGTACATTATAACTGTGTGCTGCGCCATGCTATCTATATCTATTATTAATGTTTTAGTACTTGGACTTAATCCAAACTCGTCAGGTAGCAGTAGCAGGCCTAGCCAGGCTAGAAAGCCATTTATAACAAATTTCAGAGCACTGACCAACATTATAACATCGATATGTATATTAGCCATAGACTTTCGCATCTTTCCTC TAGCACCGGAAGCCAAAGCTTTTGCTCCAAAGCAGAGAATGGGGTTCGTTTGTACATTATCAAAGAACATCAAGCAATCCGCAAAGAGCTGTATTCCCCTTTTGATACTGGGTTTTGGTCGTTCTGTTGCCATTGAACTTATCGGATACCAAAAGCATGTAACGGAGTATGGTATACACTGGAATTTCTTCATAACGCTTGCCTTTGTTAAACTATTCACCAGCTCCATAACCAGCACAATTAGTTCAAAGTATTATTTGCTATCAGGCATCTGGATTCTATCGATGCACGAGTACATTTTAAGTACCAAAGGGTTGAAAGAATGGGTATTGAGCAACAAACCAAGGGACGACTTTGTGTCTGCCAACAGAGAGGGAATGGTCTCTGTACCTGGCTACGTGGGGCTCTATTTGATAGGCGTGGCTGTGGGCACACTGATACATTCCACGTACTATATTTCGTACGTTCAAAGCTCGACGCAGTACACGCACAAAACGATCAATATGAAATTATTCGGATACAGTCTGGACGCGAGTTACAACGAATCGATGATATTATGCATCAAATTGTCGTTGATAGCGGCGCAGACCTGTGCGGCCACCTTGTTCTGCGATTCCTACTTTAAGGTGTCACGACGATTAGCGAACGCTGGCTATTGCATGTGGATACTCACCTTGGGCGTCATGTTTCTTACGCTATTGTTACTAATAGAGATAATTACGGACATTTTAATTCGCGCAATGACGCACCCAGATGTTACTGAACGAAAGACCAAAACTCACAAAGCGGACCTAAGAAATAAACGAGAACGCGTGCCCGAACAATCCGAGAAAAATGTGATTACGATCGAGATATTGGAAGCTGTGAACTATAACGGTCTGTTCTTCTTCCTATTAGCAAACTTGATGACCGGTGGCGTTAACATGCTAGTGCCTACGTTGCATGTAAGTCAGTCCAGAGCTCTACAAATACTTATCGCTTACATGGCTCTAAACATACTATCAGTATTATTCCTGTACAGGAAGCAGATACAGATTAAATTGTAA
- the Eogt gene encoding EGF-domain O-GlcNAc transferase isoform X3: MITSSITSTLFPRSLNSAATTPPAPTSLDTKACWGYELDCKHKDSFSAARCPGDHKGWVTSKKAQLETFYAQGDFGYVRDQRKEMSIFCEPLFLDDSSLECSEHMRFCRARNIMINFTDLLERKDPIRYKMDVLSEGQIGGYCTLNEKRLEANADHISPLQSWGPELRNFRKLHRPPIVNNDCDIVIEKPTYIMKIDAIVNMYHHFCDFFNLYASLHVNLSHPAAFSTDNHIMIWESYSYRSAFQDTFEAFTRNPLWDLKTFRGETVCFKNLVFPLLPRMIFGLYYNTPLIYGCEQSGLFKAFGDHVLHRLRIPLHERKNQRIRVTLLSRDTQYRRILNEDELVKALKQNPEYKVKKVVYNKKVPFKKQLEITRNSDIFIGIHGAGLSHLMFLPYWAAVFEIYNCEDPGCYKDLARLRGVKYFTWENTSKLVQQDPGTHPDGGAHAKFTNYSFDVNEFLRIVAQARDHVRTHSEFKNFMSKQIRSKRSDVKNERSASNVRVIETHESEKQAKPKPVVQSKDEL; this comes from the exons ATGATCACATCAAGTATTACTTCAACTCTTTTCCCACGCTCGCTGAACAGTGCCGCAACGACACCGCCTGCCCCTACAAG TCTAGACACGAAAGCTTGCTGGGGTTACGAGTTGGATTGCAAGCACAAAGATTCGTTTTCGGCTGCTCGGTGTCCAGGTGATCACAAAGGATGGGTGACCTCGAAGAAGGCACAATTAGAGACATTTTATGCTCAAGGCGATTTCGGCTACGTTCGTGATCAGCGGAAAGAGATGTCGATCTTTTGCGAGCCATTATTTCTC GACGATTCATCTCTAGAATGCTCGGAGCACATGAGATTTTGTAGAGCGAGGAATATAATGATCAATTTTACGGATTTGCTCGAAAGAAAGGATCCTATTCGATACAAAATGGACGTTTTAAGCGAGGGTCAAATCGGCGGATACTGCAC ATTGAACGAGAAAAGACTGGAAGCTAACGCGGATCACATAAGTCCTCTGCAATCGTGGGGACCAGAATTAAGAAACTTCCGGAAGCTACATCGACCGCCGATCGTCAACAACGACTGTGATATAGTGATCGAGAAGCCCACGTACATTATGAAGATTGACGCCA TAGTAAACATGTACCATCACTTTTGCGACTTTTTCAATTTGTACGCATCATTGCACGTAAACCTCTCGCACCCCGCCGCCTTCAGCACTGATAATCACATAATGATCTGGGAAAGCTATAG CTACCGGTCTGCGTTCCAAGACACCTTCGAGGCTTTCACGAGAAACCCGCTGTGGGATTTAAAAACGTTCCGAGGAGAAACCGTCTGCTTCAAGAACCTCGTGTTCCCGTTACTACCTCGCATGATCTTCGGCCTCTATTACAACACGCCTCTT atCTACGGCTGTGAACAGAGCGGATTGTTCAAAGCGTTCGGCGACCATGTGTTGCACAGACTCCGTATACCTCTTCACGAAAGAAAGAACCAAAGGATACGTGTCACTCTGCTCAGCAGAGACACGCAATATAGGAGAATTTTGAATGAAGACGAACTGGTGAAAGCGCTGAAGCAGAATCCCGAATATAAAGTCAAAaaa GTAGTATACAATAAAAAAGTTCCATTCAAGAAGCAACTAGAGATTACGAGGAACTCTGACATCTTCATTGGAATTCACGGAGCTGGCTTGTCGCATTTAATGTTCTTACCATACTGGGCAGCTGTGTTTGAAAT ATACAACTGCGAGGATCCAGGATGTTACAAGGATCTAGCCCGATTGCGCGGCGTGAAGTACTTCACGTGGGAAAATACGTCGAAATTGGTGCAACAAGATCCC GGAACGCACCCTGACGGAGGAGCCCACGCGAAATTCACGAATTACAGTTTCGACGTTAACGAGTTCCTCCGTATAGTAGCCCAAGCCAGGGATCACGTGAGAACTCATAGTGAGTTCAAGAATTTCATGAGTAAACAAATCCGAAGCAAGAGATCTGACGTGAAGAACGAAAGAAGCGCGAGTAACGTGAGAGTAATCGAAACGCACGAGTCGGAGAAGCAAGCTAAACCGAAGCCTGTCGTTCAATCCAAAGATGAACTATAA
- the LOC143354376 gene encoding uncharacterized protein LOC143354376 isoform X3, which translates to MSNVWNKNLYRQEQEAFVSNHGGTTAREVVHAIMPNICSILLTTTTLVLGLNPNSSGSSSRPSQARKPFITNFRALTNIITSICILAIDFRIFPRKFAKTEVFGYSLMDTGVGLFVLTNALVAPEAKAFAPKQRMGFVCTLSKNIKQSAKSCIPLLILGFGRSVAIELIGYQKHVTEYGIHWNFFITLAFVKLFTSSITSTISSKYYLLSGIWILSMHEYILSTKGLKEWVLSNKPRDDFVSANREGMVSVPGYVGLYLIGVAVGTLIHSTYYISYVQSSTQYTHKTINMKLFGYSLDASYNESMILCIKLSLIAAQTCAATLFCDSYFKVSRRLANAGYCMWILTLGVMFLTLLLLIEIITDILIRAMTHPDVTERKTKTHKADLRNKRERVPEQSEKNVITIEILEAVNYNGLFFFLLANLMTGGVNMLVPTLHVSQSRALQILIAYMALNILSVLFLYRKQIQIKL; encoded by the exons ATGTCAAATGTATGGAACAAAAACCTTTATCGTCAAGAACAAGAAGCATTCGTTTCCAATCATGGTGGAACTACAGCCAGAGAAGTTGTGCACGCGATCATGCCAAACATATGTAGTATTCTTCTAACCACTACTACACTAG TACTTGGACTTAATCCAAACTCGTCAGGTAGCAGTAGCAGGCCTAGCCAGGCTAGAAAGCCATTTATAACAAATTTCAGAGCACTGACCAACATTATAACATCGATATGTATATTAGCCATAGACTTTCGCATCTTTCCTCGTAAGTTTGCCAAAACTGAAGTATTTGGATACAGTTTAATGGACACTGGTGTAGGATTATTTGTACTAACAAATGCCTTAGTAGCACCGGAAGCCAAAGCTTTTGCTCCAAAGCAGAGAATGGGGTTCGTTTGTACATTATCAAAGAACATCAAGCAATCCGCAAAGAGCTGTATTCCCCTTTTGATACTGGGTTTTGGTCGTTCTGTTGCCATTGAACTTATCGGATACCAAAAGCATGTAACGGAGTATGGTATACACTGGAATTTCTTCATAACGCTTGCCTTTGTTAAACTATTCACCAGCTCCATAACCAGCACAATTAGTTCAAAGTATTATTTGCTATCAGGCATCTGGATTCTATCGATGCACGAGTACATTTTAAGTACCAAAGGGTTGAAAGAATGGGTATTGAGCAACAAACCAAGGGACGACTTTGTGTCTGCCAACAGAGAGGGAATGGTCTCTGTACCTGGCTACGTGGGGCTCTATTTGATAGGCGTGGCTGTGGGCACACTGATACATTCCACGTACTATATTTCGTACGTTCAAAGCTCGACGCAGTACACGCACAAAACGATCAATATGAAATTATTCGGATACAGTCTGGACGCGAGTTACAACGAATCGATGATATTATGCATCAAATTGTCGTTGATAGCGGCGCAGACCTGTGCGGCCACCTTGTTCTGCGATTCCTACTTTAAGGTGTCACGACGATTAGCGAACGCTGGCTATTGCATGTGGATACTCACCTTGGGCGTCATGTTTCTTACGCTATTGTTACTAATAGAGATAATTACGGACATTTTAATTCGCGCAATGACGCACCCAGATGTTACTGAACGAAAGACCAAAACTCACAAAGCGGACCTAAGAAATAAACGAGAACGCGTGCCCGAACAATCCGAGAAAAATGTGATTACGATCGAGATATTGGAAGCTGTGAACTATAACGGTCTGTTCTTCTTCCTATTAGCAAACTTGATGACCGGTGGCGTTAACATGCTAGTGCCTACGTTGCATGTAAGTCAGTCCAGAGCTCTACAAATACTTATCGCTTACATGGCTCTAAACATACTATCAGTATTATTCCTGTACAGGAAGCAGATACAGATTAAATTGTAA
- the Eogt gene encoding EGF-domain O-GlcNAc transferase isoform X1: protein MTEQTEGNTGSSVFSRTIMIDQTPLSKCFALLVLVFAVTAIPTNYSDIDLPDDHIKYYFNSFPTLAEQCRNDTACPYKDSLDTKACWGYELDCKHKDSFSAARCPGDHKGWVTSKKAQLETFYAQGDFGYVRDQRKEMSIFCEPLFLDDSSLECSEHMRFCRARNIMINFTDLLERKDPIRYKMDVLSEGQIGGYCTLNEKRLEANADHISPLQSWGPELRNFRKLHRPPIVNNDCDIVIEKPTYIMKIDAIVNMYHHFCDFFNLYASLHVNLSHPAAFSTDNHIMIWESYSYRSAFQDTFEAFTRNPLWDLKTFRGETVCFKNLVFPLLPRMIFGLYYNTPLIYGCEQSGLFKAFGDHVLHRLRIPLHERKNQRIRVTLLSRDTQYRRILNEDELVKALKQNPEYKVKKVVYNKKVPFKKQLEITRNSDIFIGIHGAGLSHLMFLPYWAAVFEIYNCEDPGCYKDLARLRGVKYFTWENTSKLVQQDPGTHPDGGAHAKFTNYSFDVNEFLRIVAQARDHVRTHSEFKNFMSKQIRSKRSDVKNERSASNVRVIETHESEKQAKPKPVVQSKDEL, encoded by the exons ATGACAGAGCAAACAGAAG GGAATACCGGCTCCAGTGTTTTCTCGCGCACGATCATGATCGATCAAACGCCGCTCAGCAAATGCTTCGCGCTGCTCGTCCTAGTTTTCGCGGTCACTGCCATCCCTACCAATTACTCGGACATTGATCTGCCGGATGATCACATCAAGTATTACTTCAACTCTTTTCCCACGCTCGCTGAACAGTGCCGCAACGACACCGCCTGCCCCTACAAG GACAGTCTAGACACGAAAGCTTGCTGGGGTTACGAGTTGGATTGCAAGCACAAAGATTCGTTTTCGGCTGCTCGGTGTCCAGGTGATCACAAAGGATGGGTGACCTCGAAGAAGGCACAATTAGAGACATTTTATGCTCAAGGCGATTTCGGCTACGTTCGTGATCAGCGGAAAGAGATGTCGATCTTTTGCGAGCCATTATTTCTC GACGATTCATCTCTAGAATGCTCGGAGCACATGAGATTTTGTAGAGCGAGGAATATAATGATCAATTTTACGGATTTGCTCGAAAGAAAGGATCCTATTCGATACAAAATGGACGTTTTAAGCGAGGGTCAAATCGGCGGATACTGCAC ATTGAACGAGAAAAGACTGGAAGCTAACGCGGATCACATAAGTCCTCTGCAATCGTGGGGACCAGAATTAAGAAACTTCCGGAAGCTACATCGACCGCCGATCGTCAACAACGACTGTGATATAGTGATCGAGAAGCCCACGTACATTATGAAGATTGACGCCA TAGTAAACATGTACCATCACTTTTGCGACTTTTTCAATTTGTACGCATCATTGCACGTAAACCTCTCGCACCCCGCCGCCTTCAGCACTGATAATCACATAATGATCTGGGAAAGCTATAG CTACCGGTCTGCGTTCCAAGACACCTTCGAGGCTTTCACGAGAAACCCGCTGTGGGATTTAAAAACGTTCCGAGGAGAAACCGTCTGCTTCAAGAACCTCGTGTTCCCGTTACTACCTCGCATGATCTTCGGCCTCTATTACAACACGCCTCTT atCTACGGCTGTGAACAGAGCGGATTGTTCAAAGCGTTCGGCGACCATGTGTTGCACAGACTCCGTATACCTCTTCACGAAAGAAAGAACCAAAGGATACGTGTCACTCTGCTCAGCAGAGACACGCAATATAGGAGAATTTTGAATGAAGACGAACTGGTGAAAGCGCTGAAGCAGAATCCCGAATATAAAGTCAAAaaa GTAGTATACAATAAAAAAGTTCCATTCAAGAAGCAACTAGAGATTACGAGGAACTCTGACATCTTCATTGGAATTCACGGAGCTGGCTTGTCGCATTTAATGTTCTTACCATACTGGGCAGCTGTGTTTGAAAT ATACAACTGCGAGGATCCAGGATGTTACAAGGATCTAGCCCGATTGCGCGGCGTGAAGTACTTCACGTGGGAAAATACGTCGAAATTGGTGCAACAAGATCCC GGAACGCACCCTGACGGAGGAGCCCACGCGAAATTCACGAATTACAGTTTCGACGTTAACGAGTTCCTCCGTATAGTAGCCCAAGCCAGGGATCACGTGAGAACTCATAGTGAGTTCAAGAATTTCATGAGTAAACAAATCCGAAGCAAGAGATCTGACGTGAAGAACGAAAGAAGCGCGAGTAACGTGAGAGTAATCGAAACGCACGAGTCGGAGAAGCAAGCTAAACCGAAGCCTGTCGTTCAATCCAAAGATGAACTATAA